The Chroococcidiopsis sp. TS-821 genome includes a region encoding these proteins:
- a CDS encoding YifB family Mg chelatase-like AAA ATPase, producing MLARVWSASIVGIDALKVGVEIDVSGGLPGIVVVGLPDAAVQESRERVKTALKNAGYAFPMRKIVINLTPADVRKEGPSFDLPMSVGILAASEQINAQLLGDYLFLGEVSLDGSLRPVAGVLPIAAAARKLGIVGLVVPIDNAEEAALIQDVSVYGFKHLAEVADFLNNPQRYQPVKSEVQQLGKTRSSSGDLKDVKGQAHARRALEIAAAGGHNLIFVGPPGSGKTMLARRLPGILPPLSFAEALEATQIYSVAGLLKNRGSLVRDRPFRSPHHSASGPSLVGGGSFPRPGEISLAHHGVLFLDEFTEFKRDVLEFLRQPLEDGYVTVSRTRQSVVFPAQFTLVASTNPCPCGYYGDSIQPCTCSPRQREQYWAKLSGPLMDRIDLQVAVNRLKPEEITQQPNGEPSSSVRHRVEAARDRALKRFNSKIRCNAAMQSSDLRTWCQLDTTATTLLEGAIKKLGLSARASDRILKVARTIADLAGDEDLQVHHVAEAIQYRTIDRMQ from the coding sequence ATGTTGGCGCGGGTTTGGAGTGCATCTATCGTTGGCATCGATGCCTTGAAGGTGGGTGTAGAAATCGATGTATCTGGCGGACTACCAGGAATTGTTGTGGTCGGACTACCAGATGCAGCAGTACAAGAATCGCGAGAAAGGGTGAAAACAGCACTCAAAAATGCGGGATATGCTTTTCCCATGCGCAAAATTGTGATTAATCTAACGCCTGCTGATGTGCGAAAAGAAGGTCCTAGTTTTGATTTACCAATGAGTGTTGGTATATTAGCGGCGTCAGAACAAATCAACGCTCAACTTTTGGGAGATTACCTTTTTTTGGGTGAAGTCTCGCTTGATGGTTCGCTGCGTCCAGTCGCTGGCGTGCTACCGATCGCAGCTGCTGCCCGAAAGCTTGGTATTGTCGGTTTAGTTGTTCCTATTGATAATGCCGAAGAAGCTGCACTTATCCAAGATGTTTCTGTTTATGGTTTTAAGCATTTGGCTGAGGTAGCTGATTTTCTCAATAACCCGCAGCGCTATCAGCCAGTCAAGAGTGAGGTACAACAATTAGGAAAAACGCGCTCATCCAGTGGAGACTTGAAAGATGTCAAAGGTCAAGCACACGCTCGCAGGGCGCTAGAAATTGCGGCGGCGGGAGGACATAACTTAATTTTCGTAGGACCACCAGGAAGTGGTAAAACAATGTTAGCGCGTCGCCTACCAGGAATTTTGCCGCCGTTGAGTTTTGCGGAAGCTTTAGAAGCGACACAAATTTACTCGGTTGCTGGGTTGTTGAAAAATCGCGGTTCGTTGGTGCGCGATCGCCCATTTCGCAGTCCGCATCACTCGGCTTCTGGTCCTTCGCTGGTTGGTGGAGGTAGTTTTCCGCGTCCTGGAGAAATTTCCCTGGCGCATCATGGCGTTCTTTTTCTAGATGAGTTTACTGAGTTTAAACGCGATGTTTTAGAATTCTTACGCCAGCCGTTGGAAGATGGTTATGTTACCGTATCGCGTACGCGGCAATCTGTTGTTTTTCCAGCACAGTTTACGCTGGTTGCAAGTACGAATCCTTGTCCTTGCGGTTATTATGGCGACTCAATTCAACCGTGTACTTGTTCGCCACGCCAAAGAGAGCAATACTGGGCAAAACTATCAGGTCCATTGATGGATCGAATTGATCTACAAGTTGCGGTGAATCGCCTGAAGCCAGAAGAAATTACGCAACAGCCTAACGGAGAACCATCAAGTAGCGTGCGACACCGAGTTGAAGCCGCACGCGATCGCGCGCTCAAGCGCTTCAATTCAAAAATTCGCTGTAATGCGGCTATGCAAAGTAGCGACTTAAGAACTTGGTGTCAATTAGATACCACTGCAACGACTTTACTTGAAGGTGCCATTAAAAAATTAGGTTTATCAGCACGAGCGAGCGATCGCATCCTTAAAGTGGCGCGGACAATTGCTGATTTGGCTGGCGATGAAGATTTGCAAGTTCATCATGTTGCGGAAGCAATTCAGTATCGTACTATTGACAGAATGCAGTAA
- a CDS encoding sigma-54 dependent transcriptional regulator, which produces MPKILIIDDEKPLRQAMAQILQDEGYTVIEAKDGSQGLKIIQDGIAQGDRPDLVFLDLKMPRTQGMTVLKNLGKILFELPVIVMTAYGTSRTAIEAMQLGAYDYLTKPFDLETLVELTEKALAHHQTPVYRVSAETLGQNTEEMLGRSPLMQNVFKLIGRIAQGDSTVLILGESGTGKELVASMIHTTSARSKKPLVKVNCAALPEHLLEAELFGHEKGAFTGADHLRIGRFEQANGGTVFLDEIGELTPVIQSKLLRVLQDRSFERLGSNQTRTVDVRILAATNRNLEEMVHSNQFREDLYYRLNVVRVKLPALRDRVEDIELLTQHFLSRIALKQGYPSLAIAETAMTKLKSYPFPGNVRELQNILERAAVLSGGRPILPEHLVFTQNEQPELNLAQALAQLEQDLIRRALLLDPQQPHKLLGLDLQTFAQKRQQWNL; this is translated from the coding sequence ATGCCAAAAATTTTAATTATTGATGATGAAAAACCATTGCGTCAGGCAATGGCACAAATATTACAAGACGAAGGCTATACCGTTATAGAAGCAAAAGACGGCAGTCAAGGACTCAAAATTATTCAAGACGGTATCGCACAAGGCGATCGCCCTGATTTGGTGTTTCTCGATTTAAAAATGCCACGCACGCAGGGAATGACCGTATTAAAAAACTTAGGCAAAATACTCTTTGAACTACCTGTAATTGTGATGACGGCTTACGGCACCAGCCGGACTGCGATTGAAGCAATGCAGCTAGGCGCTTATGACTATTTAACCAAACCTTTTGATTTAGAAACTTTAGTCGAGCTTACCGAAAAAGCACTTGCGCATCATCAAACACCAGTGTACCGCGTCAGTGCAGAAACACTCGGTCAAAACACCGAAGAAATGCTAGGGCGATCGCCGTTGATGCAAAATGTGTTTAAACTGATTGGTCGCATCGCCCAAGGTGACTCCACTGTATTGATTTTAGGTGAATCAGGTACAGGTAAAGAATTGGTCGCGTCGATGATTCATACGACAAGTGCGCGCAGTAAAAAACCTTTAGTTAAAGTTAATTGCGCCGCGCTACCAGAACATTTGTTAGAAGCTGAGTTATTTGGACACGAAAAAGGCGCATTTACAGGTGCAGATCACCTGCGTATTGGTCGTTTTGAGCAAGCGAATGGTGGAACTGTATTTTTGGATGAAATCGGCGAACTCACACCAGTGATTCAAAGTAAATTATTGCGGGTTTTGCAAGACCGCTCGTTTGAACGCTTAGGAAGTAACCAAACGCGCACAGTCGATGTCCGAATTTTAGCTGCGACAAACCGAAATTTGGAAGAAATGGTACATAGTAACCAGTTTCGCGAAGATTTGTATTATCGCCTGAACGTTGTGCGCGTAAAATTACCCGCCTTACGCGATCGCGTAGAAGATATCGAACTTCTTACGCAGCATTTTTTAAGTCGAATAGCACTCAAGCAAGGGTATCCGAGTTTAGCGATCGCCGAAACCGCGATGACAAAACTCAAAAGCTATCCGTTTCCTGGAAACGTCCGCGAGTTACAAAACATTCTCGAACGCGCCGCTGTTCTTTCTGGCGGACGACCCATTTTACCCGAACATCTCGTTTTTACGCAAAACGAGCAACCCGAACTCAACTTAGCGCAAGCCTTAGCGCAACTCGAACAAGATTTAATTCGTCGCGCGTTACTTCTCGATCCGCAACAACCGCATAAACTCCTAGGTTTGGACCTTCAAACCTTTGCCCAGAAACGCCAACAGTGGAATTTATAG
- a CDS encoding TonB-dependent receptor encodes MEAFVLFMATSAAAQVIAAVPVATQIAQAPQSSDTSTKPEDNFTAIAEIGVTAPISGRAILAAEKFDYFLRQYFAGTAKNLDYRFDISTRFNNSVFDAEGNMLPNSSFGSDDTTQLDAFGSANIHLSKTERLQFAVRAVQQFARINVVPDDDSLQMPGQQQARGIRRRVTVRDADLPGTASTNLSIGYANENLAGSSVSLSSYYSRSRYVERTLLDDRDGFFEGIIRTRSGSELIGGQLQVETPLLHRVRLRWGADYEYQAKNALELEFFDEQIYDFSDGQIAQKTSAATYVPPYNLESLGVFASLEWQVNNRLQLSGGIRHNWLQLQINNYIPLYDSDFNRYSGDAIAGGALQFNDLLFNASLVYHLTRSLQAYAQFSQDFFIPDYGFSILSYPPRDFRIDPKLTPFQPQKVNYYQIGLQGNWQQIQASLSAFYNESDLGAAYTASPSGGIELVRAPQRHYGIEAAIDWQPSGNWQLGGTLSYYFGENDTNRDGNYLALSSYEVLPVTLSAYIENQTLPNWRNRLQLSQVNNRIVGFQAGSDPLPIDGYTVVNFSSTLKIGQGELTLDLQNLLNEQYQTVNSQLDGFVDETLNLPARGRTMSLTYRIQW; translated from the coding sequence ATGGAAGCGTTTGTGCTATTTATGGCAACGTCTGCGGCTGCACAGGTAATAGCAGCAGTTCCTGTGGCAACGCAAATCGCTCAAGCACCGCAATCTTCTGATACCTCTACAAAGCCAGAGGATAATTTTACCGCGATCGCTGAAATCGGAGTCACGGCACCGATAAGCGGTCGGGCTATTTTGGCAGCAGAGAAATTTGACTACTTTTTGCGACAATATTTTGCAGGCACAGCAAAAAATCTGGACTACCGCTTTGATATCTCTACTCGCTTCAACAACAGCGTTTTTGATGCTGAGGGGAATATGCTACCCAACAGTAGCTTTGGTAGCGATGACACAACGCAACTCGATGCGTTTGGTAGCGCCAATATTCATCTCAGCAAAACCGAGCGCTTGCAGTTTGCGGTTCGCGCGGTTCAACAGTTTGCTCGTATTAATGTTGTCCCCGATGACGACTCTTTGCAAATGCCTGGACAACAGCAGGCGCGGGGAATTCGCCGCCGCGTGACAGTGCGCGATGCAGATTTGCCAGGAACAGCATCTACCAACCTCAGCATCGGCTACGCGAATGAAAATCTTGCAGGCAGTAGTGTATCGCTTTCTAGCTACTACAGCCGATCGCGCTATGTTGAACGCACGCTGTTAGACGATCGCGACGGCTTTTTTGAAGGTATTATCCGCACGCGATCGGGTAGCGAGTTGATTGGAGGGCAACTGCAAGTAGAAACGCCATTGTTGCATCGCGTTCGTTTACGCTGGGGAGCCGACTACGAGTATCAAGCCAAAAATGCGCTTGAGTTGGAATTTTTTGACGAACAAATTTATGACTTTAGTGACGGACAGATTGCTCAAAAGACGAGTGCAGCAACTTATGTACCGCCCTATAATTTGGAAAGTCTTGGCGTGTTTGCATCGCTAGAGTGGCAGGTCAATAATCGCTTGCAGCTAAGCGGTGGAATTCGGCACAACTGGCTACAGCTGCAAATTAATAACTACATCCCGCTATACGATAGTGACTTTAACCGTTACAGCGGTGATGCGATCGCTGGCGGTGCGCTTCAGTTCAACGATCTGTTGTTCAATGCCAGCCTTGTTTATCATCTGACGCGATCGCTTCAAGCTTATGCGCAGTTTTCGCAAGATTTCTTTATTCCTGATTATGGCTTTAGCATCCTCAGCTATCCGCCTAGAGATTTTCGCATCGATCCTAAATTGACACCATTTCAGCCGCAGAAAGTCAATTACTACCAAATTGGGCTGCAAGGGAACTGGCAACAAATCCAAGCTTCGCTGTCTGCGTTCTACAACGAATCCGACTTAGGAGCAGCTTACACGGCTTCGCCCAGTGGTGGTATTGAGCTTGTGCGCGCGCCACAGCGTCACTATGGTATTGAAGCCGCTATCGACTGGCAACCATCAGGCAATTGGCAACTAGGAGGAACCTTAAGCTACTACTTCGGTGAAAATGACACGAACCGAGATGGCAACTATTTAGCGTTGAGTAGCTATGAGGTTTTGCCAGTGACGCTGAGTGCGTATATCGAAAACCAAACGCTGCCAAATTGGCGCAATCGTTTGCAGCTATCGCAGGTGAACAATCGCATCGTCGGATTTCAAGCCGGATCTGACCCATTACCGATCGATGGCTACACCGTTGTGAATTTTTCTAGTACGCTCAAGATTGGGCAGGGAGAGTTAACTTTGGACCTTCAAAATCTCTTAAACGAGCAGTATCAAACAGTGAATTCTCAACTTGATGGCTTTGTGGATGAAACGCTCAATTTACCTGCTAGAGGAAGAACTATGAGCCTAACCTACCGCATTCAGTGGTAA
- a CDS encoding RNA polymerase sigma-54 factor, producing the protein MVIASTQSLATRLQTDTVLYPTLQQLIRLLSCDRNQVVKYLQAEAKENPFLIETPTDNRDSLIGDVLPEWYDVQAASATIQEHLYGQIAALSISNQQREILIYLTQWLSSAGYLEQTPETWAQGTSWSPQELERCVPILQSLDPPGIGARSLRECLLLQLQDDVEELARLLARDYLEEIADCVGHSPKAIENCELLLQKINGSLQLTSQITYKDLQAAIAQIQTLEPRPARNFGYSNVPIVTPDLQAELTANQTWQVSLIAQPRQRFCLNQEAIHLLQQPQAKAQDKQRLEKLLQKAQSLLTALDQWQENLLKVGQFLVERQQAFLHSQDALALIPTPQQIVAQSVGLSNATVSRIVRSRYLRVCGTRERTIPLASLCVPMSVGGRTPQQIQQLLLRLVAEESPNQPYTDEQLVQLLKLRYHLSIARRTVAKYRKAAGIASTSMRRHRDYD; encoded by the coding sequence ATGGTTATTGCTTCTACCCAGTCACTAGCGACGCGCTTGCAAACGGATACTGTTCTTTATCCAACGTTACAGCAACTCATACGCTTGCTGTCTTGCGATCGCAACCAAGTCGTTAAATACTTGCAAGCCGAAGCGAAGGAAAACCCGTTTTTAATTGAAACGCCGACAGACAATCGTGACTCGCTCATCGGTGACGTTTTACCAGAGTGGTACGATGTCCAAGCAGCAAGTGCGACAATCCAAGAGCATTTGTACGGACAAATTGCCGCGTTGTCAATTTCAAATCAGCAACGCGAAATACTCATTTATCTCACTCAATGGTTATCGAGTGCCGGATACTTAGAACAAACTCCCGAAACTTGGGCACAAGGAACTTCCTGGAGTCCTCAAGAATTAGAAAGATGCGTACCAATCCTGCAAAGTCTCGACCCCCCAGGAATTGGCGCGCGTTCGTTACGCGAATGTTTACTACTACAACTTCAAGACGATGTAGAGGAACTGGCGAGACTTTTAGCGCGCGACTACTTGGAAGAAATAGCTGATTGTGTTGGTCATTCTCCGAAGGCAATTGAGAATTGCGAACTATTACTACAAAAAATTAACGGTTCATTACAACTAACATCTCAAATAACTTATAAAGATTTGCAAGCGGCGATCGCGCAAATTCAAACTTTAGAACCGCGCCCAGCCAGAAATTTTGGTTACAGCAATGTACCCATTGTCACGCCAGATTTGCAAGCCGAACTAACAGCCAATCAAACTTGGCAAGTTTCTTTAATCGCGCAACCGCGTCAGCGATTTTGTCTTAATCAAGAAGCAATTCATTTGTTACAGCAACCGCAAGCAAAAGCACAAGATAAACAACGCTTAGAAAAGCTGCTACAAAAAGCGCAAAGCTTACTCACAGCGCTCGATCAGTGGCAAGAAAATTTGCTCAAAGTCGGACAGTTTTTAGTCGAACGCCAACAAGCTTTTTTACATAGCCAAGATGCATTAGCTTTAATTCCCACACCCCAACAAATTGTCGCGCAATCAGTGGGATTGAGTAATGCTACGGTTAGTAGAATCGTTCGTAGTAGATATTTGCGCGTGTGTGGAACGCGCGAACGCACAATTCCCCTCGCATCGTTGTGCGTGCCTATGTCTGTAGGCGGACGTACACCCCAACAAATTCAACAACTCCTCCTACGACTTGTCGCCGAGGAATCTCCCAATCAGCCCTACACCGACGAACAACTCGTTCAACTCTTAAAGCTTCGCTATCATCTTTCTATTGCACGTAGAACAGTTGCCAAATACCGTAAAGCCGCAGGTATTGCATCCACTTCTATGCGTCGTCACCGCGATTATGATTAG
- a CDS encoding histidine triad nucleotide-binding protein — protein sequence MSETTETIFSKIIRREIPADIVYEDDLALAFKDVNPQAPVHILVIPKEPIAKLADAESKDCTLLGHLLLTAKRVAQQVGLENGYRVVINTGADGGQTVYHLHLHILGGRQMKWPPG from the coding sequence ATGAGTGAAACTACAGAAACTATTTTTAGCAAAATTATTCGCCGCGAAATTCCCGCTGATATTGTTTATGAAGATGACTTGGCACTTGCTTTTAAAGATGTCAACCCGCAAGCCCCTGTACACATCCTCGTGATTCCCAAAGAACCGATTGCGAAATTAGCCGATGCTGAATCTAAAGACTGCACACTTTTGGGACACCTTTTACTCACAGCAAAACGCGTAGCACAACAAGTTGGTTTGGAAAATGGCTATCGCGTAGTCATTAACACTGGAGCCGATGGCGGTCAAACTGTGTACCATTTGCATCTACATATTTTAGGTGGAAGACAAATGAAGTGGCCTCCTGGCTGA
- a CDS encoding methyltransferase domain-containing protein, whose protein sequence is MSVSIERLNAIFHQYETAPYPATPIDQPVQPEPSKLYQQAIATPYYLQHHRVVHPQDKVILDVGCGSGLTSLILAIANPGARIIGIDVSPASIAMAQKRVSHLSDVQIEFQVLSAEELPRLGIEFDYINCDEVLYLLPDPIEALRTMKAVLKPDGIIRANLHSVIQRQHFYRAQKMFELMGLFHENAGESEEALVRETMNAMPSWVDLKAKTWTPDADGVVTNQVIRMNYLLQGDKGYTIANLFDMLAAAGLSLIEMVNWQQWDLTPLFGSIEQMPAFIGLSLPMLSYPQQLELFELIHPIHRLLDFWSTHATGDAIALLPLHKNLPAIHSSDRVYLHPQLQTATVRAAIQASARHNRPVAIDQYLSILGAKTTTVDGNMAACLLPLWEAPQSVATLAKRWQQIRPLDPCTLEPVSDEQALREVTDLLATLLTDLYVMVEKP, encoded by the coding sequence ATGAGTGTTTCAATTGAGCGCCTCAATGCTATTTTTCACCAATACGAAACGGCTCCTTATCCAGCTACTCCCATCGACCAGCCCGTTCAGCCGGAGCCTAGTAAACTGTACCAGCAGGCGATCGCTACGCCCTACTATTTACAGCATCATCGCGTCGTGCATCCGCAGGATAAAGTGATTCTTGATGTCGGTTGCGGTAGTGGGTTAACTTCGCTTATTCTTGCGATCGCCAATCCAGGGGCGCGCATAATTGGCATTGACGTGTCACCGGCGTCGATTGCGATGGCTCAAAAGCGCGTCTCACACCTGAGCGACGTGCAAATCGAGTTTCAAGTGCTATCAGCGGAAGAACTACCACGCTTGGGAATAGAGTTTGACTACATCAACTGCGATGAAGTGCTATATTTACTGCCCGATCCAATAGAAGCGCTGCGAACGATGAAAGCAGTATTAAAGCCTGATGGTATTATTCGTGCCAATTTACACAGCGTCATTCAGCGACAGCACTTTTACCGCGCGCAAAAGATGTTTGAATTGATGGGATTGTTTCATGAAAATGCAGGTGAATCCGAAGAAGCATTGGTACGAGAAACAATGAATGCAATGCCTAGCTGGGTGGATCTTAAAGCAAAAACCTGGACTCCTGACGCTGATGGTGTCGTGACTAATCAAGTGATTCGGATGAACTATTTGCTGCAAGGAGACAAAGGCTATACCATCGCGAATCTATTTGATATGCTCGCAGCCGCAGGACTCAGCTTGATTGAAATGGTGAATTGGCAGCAATGGGATCTCACGCCACTTTTTGGTTCGATCGAGCAAATGCCTGCGTTTATTGGCTTAAGTTTACCGATGCTTTCCTACCCGCAGCAACTCGAACTTTTTGAACTGATTCATCCAATTCATCGATTGCTTGATTTTTGGTCTACTCACGCCACAGGGGATGCGATCGCACTACTGCCTTTGCATAAAAATCTACCCGCGATTCACAGTAGCGATCGCGTTTATCTGCATCCTCAATTACAAACTGCTACGGTTCGCGCTGCGATTCAAGCATCTGCACGGCACAATCGTCCAGTCGCGATCGACCAATACCTGTCAATTTTGGGGGCAAAGACAACTACTGTAGACGGTAACATGGCAGCTTGTCTGCTACCGCTATGGGAAGCACCGCAATCGGTAGCAACACTTGCAAAACGCTGGCAACAAATTAGACCGTTAGACCCTTGTACGCTTGAGCCTGTCTCTGACGAGCAAGCACTCCGAGAAGTCACAGACTTATTAGCAACGCTCTTGACAGATTTGTATGTTATGGTTGAAAAACCTTGA
- a CDS encoding ATP-binding protein: MSKSIVPRRWTLQQQLTILIALFLCLGGAALWLLAELFHSRESAIAARTQGELARANARLMQHFWEDNPSHSPIVVSKKWDDYLWKLSHAALSDFPRVEGGFYIFSENQLLGYAYPTHGGPVPKRDIPQAEKGKILELVTNASRQHLPQEMGLYSRLDIVVLRADPLPLGGAVWTMKRIPRTTDARSQILTTLAIVMVLCVVGWTVYITIQLRSGVLQLQQGIKAIEQGKANMIPPLPAEMGQVGASINIMQQRRQELEQRLRRVDRLASLGQLVAGVAHEVRNPLASMRLNLQYVKRQLHRQEITNLPIPSLLEQVDRLETLVKRLLYFDKTQQEEEFVNVSLEAIAEEAVSLLRPQAEQQDVALTYFLALAPLPEISLQRRGIEQVILNLILNAIQASIPPGEVKVGVKQQDQYLIVWVEDRGVGILPEQQERIFDPFYSTKADGTGLGLAISHEIVTHHGGYIDLQSHPGCTKFSVYLPLDRVAFVTNSQYAKNFNY, encoded by the coding sequence ATGAGCAAGAGTATCGTCCCGCGACGTTGGACACTTCAGCAACAATTGACAATTCTCATCGCGCTGTTTTTGTGTTTGGGTGGAGCCGCGCTGTGGCTATTAGCAGAATTATTTCACAGTCGCGAAAGTGCGATCGCCGCCCGCACGCAAGGCGAATTAGCGCGTGCCAATGCCCGCTTGATGCAACACTTTTGGGAAGACAATCCGAGTCACAGCCCTATCGTTGTGAGCAAGAAGTGGGATGACTATCTGTGGAAGTTATCGCATGCAGCGTTGAGTGACTTTCCCCGCGTCGAAGGTGGTTTTTACATCTTTAGTGAAAATCAACTCTTAGGTTATGCCTATCCGACTCACGGCGGACCTGTTCCCAAACGCGATATTCCGCAAGCAGAAAAAGGCAAAATTTTGGAATTAGTCACGAATGCAAGTCGGCAGCACCTACCACAGGAAATGGGACTCTACTCGCGCTTGGATATTGTCGTCCTACGTGCCGATCCTTTACCACTTGGCGGTGCTGTGTGGACAATGAAGCGAATTCCGCGAACGACTGACGCGCGATCGCAGATCCTTACAACACTCGCGATCGTGATGGTCTTGTGCGTTGTCGGGTGGACTGTTTATATCACAATCCAATTACGCAGCGGGGTATTGCAATTACAACAAGGTATCAAAGCAATTGAACAAGGTAAAGCCAATATGATTCCGCCACTTCCCGCCGAAATGGGACAAGTCGGAGCATCAATTAATATAATGCAGCAGCGTCGGCAAGAGTTAGAGCAGCGGTTGCGGCGCGTAGATCGTCTCGCTTCGTTAGGACAGCTTGTTGCAGGTGTGGCGCATGAAGTGCGCAATCCTTTAGCCAGTATGCGGCTCAATTTACAGTATGTCAAACGACAGCTACACAGGCAAGAAATTACAAATTTGCCGATTCCGAGTCTATTAGAGCAAGTAGATCGCTTAGAGACATTAGTCAAAAGGTTACTTTATTTCGATAAAACCCAACAAGAAGAAGAATTTGTGAATGTTTCCTTAGAAGCGATCGCAGAGGAAGCAGTATCACTGCTGCGCCCCCAAGCCGAACAACAGGATGTAGCTTTGACATATTTCCTTGCATTGGCACCATTGCCAGAAATTTCATTGCAACGTCGCGGCATTGAACAAGTTATCTTAAATTTGATTCTCAACGCAATTCAAGCAAGTATCCCGCCTGGCGAAGTCAAAGTCGGAGTAAAACAACAAGACCAATATTTAATCGTATGGGTAGAAGATCGCGGCGTCGGAATTCTGCCAGAACAACAAGAGCGAATTTTTGACCCGTTTTACTCGACAAAAGCTGATGGAACCGGATTAGGACTCGCAATCAGCCATGAAATCGTGACGCATCACGGAGGATATATCGATTTACAGTCGCACCCTGGCTGTACAAAGTTTAGTGTGTACTTACCACTAGACCGAGTAGCGTTTGTTACTAATTCACAATATGCCAAAAATTTTAATTATTGA
- a CDS encoding GntP family permease: MQPWLIILLLISVAFIVFSTTKLKLHPFLALIFAALGFGILAGMPLDQVIESVSDGFGRTLGSIGIVIVAGIILGTFLEKSGGAFTLADSVLKLTKRKNVPLAMAIIGYIVAIPVFCDSGFVILSPLNKALTKKAGMSLAVSAIALSLGLYATHTMVPPTPGPIAAAGLLEADLGLVILCGLAVSIPALLIGWLFALKFGSRTYIDPEPEFSEAEINQIMQEGPSAFQAFLPIAIPIILILAKSIADYPTNPLGEGFLQTFVSFIGNPLIALIIGVLISWSLPKKFNRELLSDRGWVGKALLDSAAIILITGAGGAFGRVLQNSGIAEAIGKNLAGGNLGIFLPFIISSAIKTAQGSSTVAIVTTATLLAPLLGVLNLDAPLDRALTVVAIGAGAMVVSHANDSYFWVVSQFSRMTTEQAFKLQTLGTLTEGVAAGVIVWIISLVT, translated from the coding sequence ATGCAACCTTGGCTGATTATACTTTTACTAATTTCGGTCGCTTTTATTGTTTTTTCTACAACAAAACTCAAGCTCCATCCATTTTTGGCTTTAATTTTTGCTGCTTTAGGTTTCGGAATTTTAGCAGGAATGCCCTTAGATCAGGTGATTGAATCAGTGTCTGATGGATTTGGGAGAACACTCGGTTCAATCGGAATTGTGATTGTTGCAGGTATTATTCTAGGAACTTTTTTAGAAAAATCAGGTGGGGCGTTTACCTTAGCAGATAGCGTACTGAAGCTAACGAAAAGAAAAAATGTCCCGTTAGCAATGGCAATTATTGGTTACATTGTGGCGATTCCTGTTTTTTGTGATTCAGGATTTGTGATTCTATCGCCGTTAAATAAGGCATTGACTAAAAAAGCAGGAATGTCTTTAGCCGTGAGTGCGATCGCCCTCAGTTTAGGACTGTATGCAACGCACACAATGGTACCGCCAACCCCAGGACCCATCGCTGCTGCTGGATTACTCGAAGCGGATTTAGGGTTAGTCATTCTTTGCGGATTAGCTGTTTCGATTCCTGCTTTATTAATTGGTTGGCTATTTGCCTTAAAATTTGGCAGTCGTACGTATATTGACCCAGAACCAGAATTTAGCGAAGCAGAAATTAATCAAATTATGCAGGAAGGTCCTTCCGCATTCCAAGCTTTCTTACCGATCGCGATTCCAATTATTTTGATCCTTGCTAAATCGATCGCTGATTACCCAACGAACCCGTTAGGAGAAGGATTCTTACAAACTTTTGTGAGTTTTATTGGCAACCCTTTAATTGCTCTAATCATCGGTGTTCTGATTTCCTGGAGTTTACCGAAAAAATTTAATCGAGAACTGCTTTCGGATCGCGGTTGGGTAGGAAAAGCATTACTCGATTCCGCAGCCATTATTTTGATTACAGGTGCTGGTGGTGCATTCGGTAGGGTTTTGCAAAATTCTGGGATTGCTGAGGCGATCGGTAAGAACTTAGCTGGAGGAAATTTAGGCATTTTTTTACCGTTTATCATTTCCTCTGCAATTAAAACCGCGCAAGGTTCTTCGACGGTTGCGATTGTGACGACAGCAACCTTGCTAGCACCGTTACTCGGCGTTCTGAATCTCGATGCACCGCTCGATCGGGCGCTAACTGTAGTTGCGATTGGGGCTGGAGCGATGGTAGTGTCGCACGCTAATGACAGCTATTTTTGGGTCGTTTCGCAGTTTTCGCGAATGACGACTGAACAAGCATTCAAGCTACAAACTTTGGGAACTTTGACCGAAGGCGTTGCCGCCGGAGTTATTGTTTGGATTATTAGTCTTGTGACTTAA